GCGCTCCGGCCGAGCCTCTGCCGGTGAACGTCTTCTCCTTGATCATGGGTCGTCGCCGGTTCGCTGGCTCAGCCATCGGCGGCATCCGCGAAACGCAGGAAATGCTGAACTTCTGCGCAGAGCACGGCCTTGGTGCCGAGATCGAGGTCATCCCGGCCAGCAAGATCAACGAGGCGTACGAGCGCGTTCTCGCCTCCGATGTCCGGTACCGCTTTGTCATCGACGCTTCCACCATCGGCTAGAAACACAGCACGAGAGGAAAGGCCACGCCCGGTTCCCACCGGCGTGGCCTTTCCCGTGCCACCCAGCAGGGACAATGGTCTGGTGACTTTCAGACTGGACACCATCGGTAAGGGGCTGGTCTTTGCTCAATCCCTCGCGGACCTGACCGCGGCGCTGGAGCGCCAGGGCGACGACGCCGTGGCGGTCGTACAGGCGCCGCCCGGCACCGGTAAGACCACGCTCGTGCCTCCACTGCTGGCCAACCTGC
Above is a genomic segment from Arthrobacter sp. YN containing:
- a CDS encoding zinc-binding dehydrogenase, translating into MGAEVTVLSQSLKKMEDGLKLGADHYYATSDPATFEQLGGTFDLIINTVSASIDISAYLQLLTLDGSLVNVGAPAEPLPVNVFSLIMGRRRFAGSAIGGIRETQEMLNFCAEHGLGAEIEVIPASKINEAYERVLASDVRYRFVIDASTIG